CTTAAACCAGTACTCGTAAGAGAAACACATAAGCATTTCATTGCATCCTTTCGCTCTTTCAATGAGATTCATGAAACTCAATTCAATAAGAAATGAAGATTCTCCGTACACAAGTGTTAAATGTTTATTACTGTCTTAAGGTTAGTTTAGTTTGGGATTGGTGGTGTTTATTGCCTGTGAATAAGAAGTCATTGGATTGGATTTCTATGGCTGAAGAGGATCTTAATGATGCGAAAGCTGATTATAGTGAGGGACGTTATGCTAGTTCAGTATTTCACGCTGAATTATGTGCTCAGAAATCTTTGAAGGGTTTAATTGTGGCGTTAGGGTTTGAGCCTGGGAAAACCCACAGACCGAGCTTAATTCTGAAGGCCCTCATAACCTCTGGATTGGTTAATTTACGTGAGGAATTAATGCGAGAATTAAATAAACTGATATCACTTTCATTAGTCCTTGAAGATCAAGGCGTCACCCCAAGATATGGATGGGAAACCGTTGAGAGGATAATTAAACCATCTGAAATCTATGATGAGACAAAAGCAAGATTATTAATTAACAATGCTATTGAAGTTCTTAAGATTACTAAGAAAATTATAGGTGAATTAGATTGCTAGAATCAATAGTGAGAGATGAAAGATATCTGCATGATCTAAAAAGATATTTATCCAATGTTCTGGAAGATAGCAATGTAGTTGGAGTTCTGCTTTTCGGTTCCATCTCCAGGGGTATGGCTAAACCATACCCTGAAAGTGATATAGACCTCTTAATTTTAGCTAGGGAATTGCCATCTAATATTGTTGAGAGGAGGTTTATGACATTGAAGTTTAAGAGGGAGCCTATGGCTGTGGAGGATATTTGGCTAACTCCAAGGGAACTGTTGGATGGTATTGAAGGGGGATGGGGATTAATACTCGACGCCATATCAGATGGCATAATAATACACGACCCAGAAGGGATACTGCGAAATGCAAAGGAAATTGTGAACAAGAAGTATAAGAGGATAGGGAGGATATGGTTGCTGAAGAAGCTATGTTAACCATAAGGAATTGAATAAGTGAAGTTGTGGAAGGTAAGGTTAAATTTTGCAAGTTCCAATAGATTTATTTGAATGTTTCTATGCAGGGGAAGTCTATAACATCATTAACTTTTAATGTGGAGGCTCATGATGGATTTAGGTTTCAGAGGTATACTGGTTTTGCAGTGCAAAACTTCTTCTTCAAAATGCTTGGAAATGCAAATATGAATTTAGCTAAGGATTTGCATGATGCTTCAACCATAAAGCCTTATAGCGTTTCAACTTTAATGACCATCGATGATAGGCCAGTGTATTATGGTGGGGGAACTGGAAAATATAGGTTCAAGATAAACTTGCTGAACAGTGAACAATTAAATCCACTAACAATAATACAGACCATTAGAGACCAAGTGACCATGGATAACATAAGGTTCAATTTGAATGGCGTTGAAGTTAAGATTGTGAGTTATGATCAGTTGCTGAATGGTGAATTGAAGGATAAGTTTACATTGAAATTCATTTCACCCACATGCTTCAAAAGCGAAGTAATCTATCCAAAGAGGATTAGCGGAACCTCTGAGGAGAGCGTTTATGAGGTTAGGAGGAAGGAAGAGAGGACATATCAGCCAATACCAAACCCGAATGCCATGTTGAGGAATTTGATGAGGATATGGATGAAGAATTGTGAATTGCCTAAGAGGGTGGAGCTTGAGCACATGATAGATAACGATCACATAAGGATATACGAGTATCCAAGGGGGATAAGGACTGTGTGGGCTAGGGAGGGGAGTAGGAAGAATCAGCAGGGATTTGTGGGGGAAGTAACTTTCGAAGTTTCTGAGAAGGCTTTGAGTAGTGTTGGAAATGTTATTGCAGCATTGGTGAAGATGGGGGAGTATAGTGGAACTGGAATAATGAGGACTGCAGGTCTTGGGCAATATAGGATAGTTGATGGAGTGAAATAAGGGTGGGTGATGATTGTTATTTTTCGTGGGCTTTAAACCAACCCTTATAATGCTTGGTGGATGGGCATCCAATGCATTTACCATCAACATACCTGTTACAATCAGTGCAAACAATGCCGCATGGAGCTTCATTAAAGTCTTCACTTGGAACTTTAACAAGGCCTATGAACTCATTGAATAATATTTCTGAAACTGGGATAACGTAGCTCCTCCTAATATGCTCAGAAGCTCTCAACATACATATACTCATAATTGAGGATAGAACTCTCTCATCCTCAGCGAAGGCTATTATAGCTAAATTGTATTCACCATAAATTCTAAATATGTGGAGGATTCTTGGGCAATCCTTAAATCTATTCAATAAATCCCTTATGCTCTTCTCACTATCAACCTCTATTAATAGTAGTACGAGTTTAAACCAAAGCTTATCAACATTGATTAGGGGACCTATGGAAATTAACCCTTCACCAATAAATCTATTAACCCTCTTCATTACCGCAACATGTGATAAACCAAGCCTACTGCCGACACGTTTGAAATTAACTTTACAATGATCCTTCATGACCTTAACCAACTTCAAATCCACATTATTTAAACTCATACCTTCATCACTTTCTAAGTTACAATTTGTAACCTAAAATATATAAATATATTCATAATTGAAACTAGAGAGAGGTGAATTAACGTGCAGGGTGAGGCGGAGAAGAAGCCTAAAATAAAGTTTTTGATGTGTATATGTACAGGTGAATGTCCAGGATTCAGCGAGTTGACTCCAAATATATGGAAGTTCATGAATAGGGTAAGGCTGGAGTTGCCAGTGGAGTATGCAGCGATACATCCACAGCTATGTGCTCCTGATGGAGATAAATTCCTACGAGACGTACTACATAATGACGGCTCCTACTATATAATAGGGGGATGCGCACCATTCATGCAAGAGAAGATGTTTAGGGATGCATTGAAGGATAAGGGTGTAGAGAAGGGGAAGCATATAGCTCTAGATTTGAGGAATATGAAGGTTGATGATGCCTTCAATAAAGTTGCTGAAGCAGTAAATAAGATTGTTGGTGGGAAGTAAATGAGCTTCTTAATACCTAGAGAACTAATACCATGGTATCCAAGGATAGATTACAATAAATGCACTGGATGCTTGACATGTGTAAACTTCTGCCCCCATAAGGTTTATGATGTGGAAAACGGTAAACCAAAAGTTGCAAGGCCATTCGAATGCGTTGTGGGATGCATGAGCTGCTCTAAAATATGCCCATCAGAAGCCATAACATTCCCATCAATGGATGAACTTAGAAGACAATTAAGGGAATTAAGGAAGGCCGCCGCAGAGGTTTCTGGCAAGAAGGATGCTTAAATAGAGTCTCATAATGATGCCAGCAAATTAATAATCAATTATTTTTCCAGCCTCATCATAAACTTTTAATCCAACTCCCAAGCGAACATTCGAGATTCTCTTGATTTTAGAGTTTAATGGATTTCTCTGCCAAATCACTATTCAACATTCAAACATTCCAGTCAAAACTTAAGTTTATCATGAATAGTTATATGGTAAGCTATTTAAAGGCGATTGAATATAACTTTGAAAATCTTGGGATTAATATTCATTGATGGATGGTGAGGGATATGTGTAGTGATGCTGAGAAAGGCGGGTCGAAGATTTTAAGTGTGATCTCTGTTACCACTTTGGCATCCTTTTTAACTGGTTTGAATGCTAGGTTGGCTGTTGTGGGGTTGCCAATAATTGCCAGTGCACTTAATGCTGATGTGGATATGATGCTTTGGATTATTCAGGGGTACATGTTTGGCTCAACAATAATTCAGCTGATTATTGGTAGGCTATCGGACTTATATGGGAGGGTTAGACTGTTCAATTTAGGCTTCCTAATATTCATATGTGCAGCCGTTTTGGCTGGATTTGCACCAAACCCATATGTACTCATAGTTGCAAGGATGATTCAGGGGATTGGTGGAGCGCTACTGATGACTCTAAGCGTCACAATACTTACTGATAACGTTCCAAGTAATTCATTGGGAACATGGCTTGGGGTAAACCAAGTGGCATGGAGGGTTGGTGCAGTTGCAGGATTATCTTTGAGTGGCGTGATAATTGATGTTATGGGGTGGAGGTGGATATACCTAATATACGTCCCAATTGGATTCATATTCTACCTATGGGGGATGCATACATTAAAGGAGGCTTATAAGCCTGAGGAGAAGCCCAGAATAGATGTGGGTGGATTCACACTATTCACAGCATTCCTAATAAGCATTCTACTATCCCTAACCCTCTTCACATCAGGAACTACATACATCCAAATGGCATCAATCCTACTGGTATTGTCACTCATATTTCTCGCCATATTCGTTTTATGGGAGATTAGAATTCAGCAACCAGCATTGGATCTACGTCTATTCAAGATATGGCAGTTTACAGGTGGAATTACAGCTCAACTCCTATACTCAATAGGCTTCGGATCCTTCTCAACCCTCCTCGTATTATACCTTGAAATTGTTAGGGGGTTCTCAGCCACATCATCCGGACTCCTAATAGTTCCATTTGAAGCATCATACCTAGTATTTGGGGTTTTGGGTGGTAGATTATCTGATAAGTATGGCTACGTACCAGTAACCGTAATTGGGTTAATATCATCAGCCACAGCATTCCTAGGATTATCAACCATAAACCCATCCAGCGATGTAAACATGATAATATTTTATGAGGTAATGTTTGGATTTGGAACTGGATTATTCCTCTCACCAAACACAAGCTCAATAATGACAAGTGTACCTGCAGGGAAGAGGGGGGTTGCATCCTCCCTAAGATCAGTATCAGCAAACATAGGGATGCTGTTAAGCCTCAATGTGGCTATACTATCAATGGTTCAATACATACCATATGATGTGGCATCAGCACTCATATCATCAAAGGGTGTGGAAGATTTGGGTGGATACACATTGGCAGACTTATCCAATGCCATAGCGAAATCCTTCATGACACAAGCCTTAGCCATGCTGGCAGCAATACCATTCAGCTTATCAAGGGCAATAAAGAGGGGGAGAAAAGTTAAAAATGATTGATCAACTTCCACGTTGAAGTAGAAGCTCCAAATACGTTTTAACTATTAGGGGGCGATTGGATAAATTTAATGAACTCAACAATTCCATTAGCTTATTCATATATGCCTCCTTAGATTCCGGATTTAAAACTTCAACCTCCATGAATACCCCGAGACCCTCAACATCATCAATGCAGACTTTCAAATCACCCCTCGAATATTCATCCCTAACCTTCCTAACGACAAGATCCTTAAACCCAAGCTTCCTAAAAATCTCCAGCAACCTATCATCCAACAAATCCATTTCAATCTCCTCCCTAACCTTAACGTCCATTGAAGATCTCGGACCCTTAAACGTCAACTTATACCTGATCTCACCATCACTGGATTTATAGATCCTTATCCTAAGAGCTGAATCCTCCACATAATTGACGCAACCTCTAAAGTCTATGTAATGATCCTCCTCAAAACGATGCGAGATATATTTAAACCCCAAATCACATAACTTCCTCTTCAAGAAATCCACGTCAAAACCATCAAGACTCAACTTAACTTCATACTCAAACAAAGCTTAACCCACCATTAAAAGCATCCACTATTAGGATAAATGTTTATTCAGTTTAGAAATCCCTCAACCTATGGCTTTGCATGCCACTGAAGTATGATGTATCGTTATGTTTAACCAATGTGAAAGCTCCATTATCATAGTCGAATATGGTTATCCCACCACAATCAATCCTCACATTCCAAAACTTTGAATCATCCAATCCAAGTAGCATGCATATTAGAACTTTGCATATAACCCTATGGGAAACCACAGCCACATTACCCCTATGGGTGGATGTTAATTGGTTGATGAAGTTTTGGAGTCTAAGTCTCACATCACTTAAACTTTCACCCCTGGGGAATTTGACTTTATGTGGATTTCTAAGCCACTCTGAGTATAGGTCTGGATAGGCTTTCTTAACTTCATCTTCAAGTTTACCCTCCCAATCACCATAACTTATATCGATTAAACGTTCATCAGCAATAACGTCAACCCTCCTCTTCTGAAACCTTGCAATAGCCATTGCAGTGTCAAGGGAGCGTTTCAATGGACTTGAATATATAGCCTCGAAATCCACTTCGCTAAGATAATTGCCAAGAGCTTCAGCTTGCTTAACACCAACATCACTTAAAGGCACATCAACCCTACCCCTAAAAACACCCTTAACATTCCACTCAGTTTCACCATGCCTAATCAAGAAGAGCCTCAATTAAACCACAATATAGAGAGTTGAAACCGGAAATATTTATCTATTTATCCATTGAAAGATAAAGGTGAAGACTTCATGTCATCCATAAAACCAACAAGAGAACTTGGATTAGAGGAGATATTTAGTTTAGCGTGGGATCTATACACTAAACATGCAAAGAATATAATTCCACCATACATAATACTTGGATTATTAACCTTGATCGGCGAACACATCCCAATATCATTACAACATCAAAGGACTTATGCTATAATGAAACTGTATATTGGGATTTATGAAATTGTAACTTCAATGTTATGGTGGCTGATAATTGCCATCATCGGCCTAATAATTGCTGGAGTTACAATTAAATATACTGGGGATGTAATTGAGGGGGTGAATCCAACATTGAAATCCTCACTAAATTACACTGTAAGTAGACTTGGAGACATAATATTGTCAGCAATAATACTTGCAATCATATTAATAGTGGGATTCATACTCCTAATAATTCCTGGAATAATATTTGGGATAATGTTCATATTAACCATGCATGTAGTTGTGCTTGAGGGGAGGGGTCCAATAGAAGCCCTTAAAAGGAGTAAACAACTCGTCCATGGAAGGTGGATTACAACATTTGCAATATTGTTAATAATTTTCGTAATAATATTTGTAACCAGCTCAATACCATGGTGGATAGGCTTCATACTCACACTAATAGTACAACCATACATTGTCACCATATTGACATTCCTATACTACTCCATGAAGGCAAGGGAAAGTCAACCTCCACCATCAACAATTAGTTAGGTGTGAAGGTATGCTGATGGGGTGAATGATTTGGCTGGGAAACTTAAAATCATGGATTGTAGGGGTGCTAGTAGGATAATTGTTGTTGGAGATATACATGGAGATTATGAGGCATTTAGAGGGGTTGCGAAGCTATTCAATCCAGATAGGGATGTAATTGTATTCTTGGGGGATTATGCTGATAGGGGGGATATGGGCGTTGAAGTCATTGAAGGTGTTAATGATTTAATTGAGAATTATGGTGATAGGGTTGTGGCTTTGAAGGGGAATCATGAAGATTATAGGGATGGTGAACCATACTTCCAACCATGCACACTAATATATGAAGCGGATGTTAAGAGGGGAGGGTGGAGTAACTACTACAATTCATTCCTAAAGAGGTTTATAGGTAGACTGCCAATAGCTGCATTATATGATGGTATACTATTCGTTCATGGTGGAATATCATCTAAAATAAGAAGCCTTAAAGATCTTGAAGACCCAACACCTGAAGTTGAGGAGGATGTTTTGTGGAGTGATCCATGGGGAGGGTTTGGGGAGCATCCAAACTTTAGGGGGGCTGGAATACTGTTTGGGGTGGATGTGAGTGAAAGTGTTTGTAGAGCTTTAAATGTGAATTACATAGTTAGAAGTCATGAGCCGAGGAAAGCTTTGGATGGACCATATGTGGAGCATGATGGTATGGTAGTAACTGTGAGCACCACGAGGATTTATGGTGGTAGACCATTCATACTATCCATACCCACAGAAAACACGCCGAAAAATGGTTATGAATTAATGAATTATGTGGTAATGATTGATTAGGGATTCATTCTAGGGCTATGAATCTGGTTAAATGTAAATCCATAATCATCTTCCTAATTTTATCTTCAACTTCACCCTTCTCCATGGTTAACGGTGGCCTAACATAGGGTTTAACTGGTGAACCCATAAGCTTCATTAAAATCTTAACTGCAGATGGGAATGATGATGTGCAATCATAAACCTTAACTATTCTAAGTAGAGTTTTCCATGCATTGTAAGCCTTTTGGAAGTCACCCTCCCTCCAACCATCATAAATCTCCCTATGGAGTTTTGGGGTTGCATTAGCCAATGCCATTATACCACCATCACCACCCATCATCAATGCGGGTAGGAACATATCATCTAAACCAGTGAATATTGAGAAGTCACTCCTAACACTCTTCAAATCAATTATGAGATTTCTTAGGTATGTGAAACTATCAAAAGTTACCTTTGCCCCAACAATATTACTATATTCCGAAGCAAGCTCCAGATACATTTGAATTGGAATATTAATTCCAGTGGTTGATGGAATATTGTAAACTATGACGGGGATATCAAGCTTCTCAGCAATTGTGGAGAAATGCTTCTTCAAACCTTCATATGTGGGTTTAAAGAAGAATGGTGGAGTAACTATAACGCCATCCACACCAAAATCCCTAAAAACTTTACCCAACTCCAAACTATGGGCAGTGGAATTGGAGCTTATCCCAGGTATAACCTTAACCCAGCCATGAGCCTCCTCCAAAACAATTTTAACCAAAAGAACACTTTCATCCCTACTCAAATGGACAAACTCACCAGTAGTGCTATTTGGGAATATCCCATGAACACCACCCTCCACCTGATACCTAACAAGCCACCTCACAACCTCCACATCCATGGATAAATCCTCCTTAAACGGTGTTATCATGGGAGTAATTACACCATGAAACTTAACAGGCATAACAAACACCAAACACGATTAAATATTATCCACACAAAATGCTCATATACCTTACCATAACATAAGTCTACTATAGGGTGAAATGGAATGGTGAAAATCCTAATAATATACGATTCAAAAACAGGCAATACTGAGCGAATGGCATATGCAGTAGCCGAGGGGGCAAAACAAGTGGAGGGGGTGGAAGTAACTGTAAAGAGGGTTAACGAAGTAAAGCTGGAAGACCTATTAAACGCCCATGGAATAATAATTGGTTCACCAACATACTACGGTCAAATGTCAGCAAAAATAAAAGACCTAATAGATAGAACAGTTGAAATTCATGGGAAACTTGAGGGGAAGGTTGGCGCAGCCTTCACAAGCTCAGGAGGAATTGGAACAGGAGCTGAAACAACACTACTATCAATAATTCAAGCCATGCTAATACATGGAATGATAATTCAAGGGAGATCAGATGACAAACATTACGGAGCTACAGCCGTGGGAACACCAAATGAAGAAGAACTTGAAGAATGCCGTGAACTTGGGAAGAGAACTGCAGAGCTGGCTAAGAAACTCCATAAATAATTAATGTTTTTAAATTGAGAAGAGCAAAATTCATTTTGGGTGAATACCTTATGATTAGAATTAAATGGTTTGGGCATGCAGCATTCTCAGTAAATATAGATGGAAAGATATTCTATGTGGATCCATGGATTAAGAATCCACTAAACCCAAGTAAAGAGATACCAGAGGAAGCTCCAGACTACATAATAGTTACACATGATCATGGCGACCACATTGGGGAAACCATTGAAATAATGAAGAAGCATAGTAAATCTAAGCTAATAGCAATATATGAGATAGCATCCAGCATAGCTAAAGAGATAAAAGCTGAAGGGAGAGTTATTGGAGCAAACATAGGTGGACCCATAAACCTCGGAGATAGATATAAGGTAATATTAACCGTGGCAGAGCATTCAAGTGAGAGGGGGAATGCCACTGGAGCAGTATTCGGTAAGGAGGGGAAGTACGTTTACCATGCTGGAGACACAGGATTAACATACGACATGAAATTGATAGGGGAATTATACAAACCAGTGGTGGCATTGCTACCCATAGGAGGACACTTCACCATGGGACCCATGGAAGCAGCATGTGCAACTCAAATGATAAACCCAAAATACGTTATACCAATGCACTACAAAACATTCCCAATAATAGCTGGATCCCCAGAGGAATTCAAGAAATACTTGGATGAAATGAAAGTGAAGGTTGAATTAATAGTTCTAAAGCCAGGTGAAGAAGTTACATTAAAAGTCTAACGCACACTAAAACACCATAATAAAATTTACATTATTTATAATTTTAACTGAAATTGAGGTTTGAAAATTTATATTCTCTGGAACCCAACACTCCTACACTTTATTATTACTGGTTTCCCCTCGATCACTTCGAAGAAAATTTCTGGTAGGAATTTCTTGCTCAACTCTATGCATGTTAAAGTGTGCATGCTTAGATTGCTGGTTTTTATGATGGATTCCCCCTTGGCGAGCATCATGTATACTATCAATTGATCTGCTGCATGGGAATCCACAGTCCCCCCACCCCTAATTTCATCTAGAAGTTTCATTGC
This DNA window, taken from Candidatus Culexarchaeum yellowstonense, encodes the following:
- a CDS encoding HEPN domain-containing protein, coding for MAEEDLNDAKADYSEGRYASSVFHAELCAQKSLKGLIVALGFEPGKTHRPSLILKALITSGLVNLREELMRELNKLISLSLVLEDQGVTPRYGWETVERIIKPSEIYDETKARLLINNAIEVLKITKKIIGELDC
- a CDS encoding nucleotidyltransferase domain-containing protein, with the translated sequence MLESIVRDERYLHDLKRYLSNVLEDSNVVGVLLFGSISRGMAKPYPESDIDLLILARELPSNIVERRFMTLKFKREPMAVEDIWLTPRELLDGIEGGWGLILDAISDGIIIHDPEGILRNAKEIVNKKYKRIGRIWLLKKLC
- the cas6 gene encoding CRISPR-associated endoribonuclease Cas6, with the protein product MQGKSITSLTFNVEAHDGFRFQRYTGFAVQNFFFKMLGNANMNLAKDLHDASTIKPYSVSTLMTIDDRPVYYGGGTGKYRFKINLLNSEQLNPLTIIQTIRDQVTMDNIRFNLNGVEVKIVSYDQLLNGELKDKFTLKFISPTCFKSEVIYPKRISGTSEESVYEVRRKEERTYQPIPNPNAMLRNLMRIWMKNCELPKRVELEHMIDNDHIRIYEYPRGIRTVWAREGSRKNQQGFVGEVTFEVSEKALSSVGNVIAALVKMGEYSGTGIMRTAGLGQYRIVDGVK
- a CDS encoding Lrp/AsnC family transcriptional regulator; this translates as MSLNNVDLKLVKVMKDHCKVNFKRVGSRLGLSHVAVMKRVNRFIGEGLISIGPLINVDKLWFKLVLLLIEVDSEKSIRDLLNRFKDCPRILHIFRIYGEYNLAIIAFAEDERVLSSIMSICMLRASEHIRRSYVIPVSEILFNEFIGLVKVPSEDFNEAPCGIVCTDCNRYVDGKCIGCPSTKHYKGWFKAHEK
- a CDS encoding ferredoxin family protein, with the protein product MSFLIPRELIPWYPRIDYNKCTGCLTCVNFCPHKVYDVENGKPKVARPFECVVGCMSCSKICPSEAITFPSMDELRRQLRELRKAAAEVSGKKDA
- a CDS encoding MFS transporter; amino-acid sequence: MCSDAEKGGSKILSVISVTTLASFLTGLNARLAVVGLPIIASALNADVDMMLWIIQGYMFGSTIIQLIIGRLSDLYGRVRLFNLGFLIFICAAVLAGFAPNPYVLIVARMIQGIGGALLMTLSVTILTDNVPSNSLGTWLGVNQVAWRVGAVAGLSLSGVIIDVMGWRWIYLIYVPIGFIFYLWGMHTLKEAYKPEEKPRIDVGGFTLFTAFLISILLSLTLFTSGTTYIQMASILLVLSLIFLAIFVLWEIRIQQPALDLRLFKIWQFTGGITAQLLYSIGFGSFSTLLVLYLEIVRGFSATSSGLLIVPFEASYLVFGVLGGRLSDKYGYVPVTVIGLISSATAFLGLSTINPSSDVNMIIFYEVMFGFGTGLFLSPNTSSIMTSVPAGKRGVASSLRSVSANIGMLLSLNVAILSMVQYIPYDVASALISSKGVEDLGGYTLADLSNAIAKSFMTQALAMLAAIPFSLSRAIKRGRKVKND
- the cyaB gene encoding class IV adenylate cyclase, whose amino-acid sequence is MFEYEVKLSLDGFDVDFLKRKLCDLGFKYISHRFEEDHYIDFRGCVNYVEDSALRIRIYKSSDGEIRYKLTFKGPRSSMDVKVREEIEMDLLDDRLLEIFRKLGFKDLVVRKVRDEYSRGDLKVCIDDVEGLGVFMEVEVLNPESKEAYMNKLMELLSSLNLSNRPLIVKTYLELLLQRGS
- a CDS encoding histidine phosphatase family protein, with the protein product MRLFLIRHGETEWNVKGVFRGRVDVPLSDVGVKQAEALGNYLSEVDFEAIYSSPLKRSLDTAMAIARFQKRRVDVIADERLIDISYGDWEGKLEDEVKKAYPDLYSEWLRNPHKVKFPRGESLSDVRLRLQNFINQLTSTHRGNVAVVSHRVICKVLICMLLGLDDSKFWNVRIDCGGITIFDYDNGAFTLVKHNDTSYFSGMQSHRLRDF
- a CDS encoding serine/threonine protein phosphatase: MAGKLKIMDCRGASRIIVVGDIHGDYEAFRGVAKLFNPDRDVIVFLGDYADRGDMGVEVIEGVNDLIENYGDRVVALKGNHEDYRDGEPYFQPCTLIYEADVKRGGWSNYYNSFLKRFIGRLPIAALYDGILFVHGGISSKIRSLKDLEDPTPEVEEDVLWSDPWGGFGEHPNFRGAGILFGVDVSESVCRALNVNYIVRSHEPRKALDGPYVEHDGMVVTVSTTRIYGGRPFILSIPTENTPKNGYELMNYVVMID
- the dapA gene encoding 4-hydroxy-tetrahydrodipicolinate synthase; translated protein: MPVKFHGVITPMITPFKEDLSMDVEVVRWLVRYQVEGGVHGIFPNSTTGEFVHLSRDESVLLVKIVLEEAHGWVKVIPGISSNSTAHSLELGKVFRDFGVDGVIVTPPFFFKPTYEGLKKHFSTIAEKLDIPVIVYNIPSTTGINIPIQMYLELASEYSNIVGAKVTFDSFTYLRNLIIDLKSVRSDFSIFTGLDDMFLPALMMGGDGGIMALANATPKLHREIYDGWREGDFQKAYNAWKTLLRIVKVYDCTSSFPSAVKILMKLMGSPVKPYVRPPLTMEKGEVEDKIRKMIMDLHLTRFIALE
- a CDS encoding NAD(P)H-dependent oxidoreductase, which codes for MVKILIIYDSKTGNTERMAYAVAEGAKQVEGVEVTVKRVNEVKLEDLLNAHGIIIGSPTYYGQMSAKIKDLIDRTVEIHGKLEGKVGAAFTSSGGIGTGAETTLLSIIQAMLIHGMIIQGRSDDKHYGATAVGTPNEEELEECRELGKRTAELAKKLHK
- a CDS encoding metal-dependent hydrolase produces the protein MIRIKWFGHAAFSVNIDGKIFYVDPWIKNPLNPSKEIPEEAPDYIIVTHDHGDHIGETIEIMKKHSKSKLIAIYEIASSIAKEIKAEGRVIGANIGGPINLGDRYKVILTVAEHSSERGNATGAVFGKEGKYVYHAGDTGLTYDMKLIGELYKPVVALLPIGGHFTMGPMEAACATQMINPKYVIPMHYKTFPIIAGSPEEFKKYLDEMKVKVELIVLKPGEEVTLKV